GTTAGCAACCCTGACAAGATCTTCTTCAAGGAGATCGGAGTCACCAAGCTCGACCTGGTGAACTACTACCTGGCCGTCGCTCCGGGGGCGATCCGGGGCGTTTACGACCGGCCGACCTCTCTCAAGCGCTTTCCCAACGGCGCCGACGGCGACTTCTTCTTCCAGAAGCGGGTGCCGTCGCCCCGGCCGGAGTGGATCCAGACCGCCATCGTCCGGTTCCCGAGCGGCCGGTCGGCGGAGTTCCTGACGATCGTCGACGAGGCCCACCTGGTGTGGGCGATCAACCTCGGGTGCATCGACCTGAATCCGTGGCCGGTCCGTCGGACCGACCTGGATCGTCCGGACGAGCTACGGGTGGACATCGACCCGACGCCGGGCATCCCGTTCGAGCACGTCCGGGAGGTGTCGATGGTGGTCAAGGAGGTGCTCGACGAGCACGGCCTGACCGGCTTCCCGAAGACCTCGGGCTCGCGGGGAATCCACATCAACGTGCGGATCCAGCCGCTCTGGGGTTTCACCGAGGTCCGCCGGGCCGCCCTGGCGCTGGCCCG
This window of the Actinomycetota bacterium genome carries:
- a CDS encoding DNA polymerase domain-containing protein, which encodes MAPSKSEHYLELNGHEVKVSNPDKIFFKEIGVTKLDLVNYYLAVAPGAIRGVYDRPTSLKRFPNGADGDFFFQKRVPSPRPEWIQTAIVRFPSGRSAEFLTIVDEAHLVWAINLGCIDLNPWPVRRTDLDRPDELRVDIDPTPGIPFEHVREVSMVVKEVLDEHGLTGFPKTSGSRGIHINVRIQPLWGFTEVRRAALALAREVERRDPLATTAWWKEQRHGVFLDYNQNARDRTVASAYSVRPKPDGRVSTPLDWDEVPDVEPADWTVATVPERFVSKDPDAAIDGVIGSLDSLLQLSLEDEKRGEGDAPWPPNFPKMPGEPKRVQPSKAKREK